Genomic window (Akkermansiaceae bacterium):
GGTCTCCGGAAGCCGGTGCGGTTCGCGTTCAGCCAGGACGGCATGAACATCGCGGTCAGTGACCAGGAAACCCACCAGGTGTTCATTTTTTTCAGCCAGACGGGGCTCGCCCATCAGATCTTCGGCAAGCCCCACGCCACCGTGGACGGAAAGCGTCCCGCCGGAAAGTTCATCGACGGCAACTTCATCAACCCGCTCGGACTTGCCTTCGATCAACAAGGCCGGCTCTGGCTGGCCGAGGCCGCCGGAACCTGCCGCCGCATCACCTGCTGGAACCGGGATGGAAGCCTCGACCGGCAATTCTGGGGTGGGGCGGACTACGGGGCGATGGCAGGCTTTCCGCTGACCTATGACTCGTCCCGCTTCATCGCCCACGGTGTGGAGTTCCAGCTCGACCCGCAACCGGACGTCTTCAACCGCCCGACCGCTGAGAAAGCGTTGTATTTCCACCCGGAACTCAGCACCACCCGCGGCGTGGTCTATCGTCATGGAGATCATGAGTATGCGGTATCCGTTCCCGGCTACAACAAGCCGGAGGAAATGATCGTGGCGAAGCGGGACGCCGAGGGCGTGTTCCGGACCGTGGTCCGGGTGGTGTATCCGAAGGCAGGAAAGAACCCGACGCCGGGCAGCACCTGGGCGGATCGCAACGACAACGGCACCGTCGATGCGAATGAAACCACCACCGGCTTTCCCTCCCGCGCCCACTACTGGAGCAACGGCTGGATGCGGCCCGACCTGACCTTCATCACTCCCGACCAACTGGTGTTCCGGCCACAGAAGTTCACGCCCGGCGGCGTGCCGCTGTATGATTTCGCGAATCCGGAAAAACTGCCGAACCACTTCACCCCTGACTACCGGTCGAACCGCTCCGGCACGGTCGCGCTGGACATGGAGGGGAATGTTTCCGACGGCATCAACTACGCCACCACGGACGGTCGCACCGGCAGTTACCCGAACCCTTTCGGACGTCACGATGCACCCGCCGCGCGGCGCGGGCTGCTCATCGCCCCTTTCCGGACCAACGGCGTGGTGGAGGATGTGCCGGGCGTGGGCAGCATCACCGCCATCGGTGGGGACCGCGGGGAGTGGTTCCTCATGACCATGGACGGGCTTTTCCTTTCCTCCATCCTCCAGGACTCGAAGGGCGATGTGACGCTGGATGAAACCTACGTGGGCCAGGAGTCGTTCGGCGGCTTCATGTGGCGGGATGAGAAAGGCCGCATCCTGGCGCAGTTGGGCGGGGCTTCCTACCGCATCATGGAGATCAAGGGACTGGACTCCACCCGCAAGCAGACCGTAGCGGTAACGCTCACCGACAGCCAGATCGCGGAGGGGGTGAAGCTCGCGCAGTCACGGCTCGCGGCCTCCGGAAAGGAGCCGGAGAGTCTGATGATCGCGAAGGTTTCCAAAAGTCCCGGACAGCCCGCGGAACCGGACACCAACCGGAAGACTCCCCTGATTGATGGCGCGGAAACCCTGCGCGTGCAGGAACCCGGAGATCCGCTCCGCTGGTTCCGCGCCGCGCTTTCCCATGACGGAAAGAACCTGGCGGTGATGTACCAGGTCAGCGACACCAGTCCGTGGAAGAATGCGGAGGGTCGTTTCACCCACGCCTTCATCGGCGGGGACGCTGTCGATCTCCAGCTCGATGTGCCCGGGCGTGGTCCCATCCGCATTCTGGGCGCATCCATTTCCGGAAAGGACACGGTGACCTATTGGCAGCGGAAGGCGGACAAGCAGGAAAGCCCCACCACCTACGTGGTGTCCAACAACGAGGCGAACGCCCAGCAATTCGATGTGGTGAAGCGCCTGCCCGGCGCGAAGCTCTCGGTGAAACCCGGCATGCGAGGCTACTCCGCGCTGATGACCATCCCGCTCTCCGATCTTGGGATCGACCCCACACAGGCCGCGGACCTCAAGGGCATCATCGGCGTGATCTTTTCCGACCCCAGCGGAACGAACCGCGCGGCGCGGCTTTACTGGCACTCCAAAGCGACCGGCTTGGTTTCCGACGTACCGAGCGAGTCGAAGCTGACGCCATCCCAGTGGGGGCCGGTGCGCCTCCAGAATTGACTGGAGCCACGGACGGGCTGCGCTCTTATTACCCCATGTCCGTAAAAAAACTCATCCTCCTTTCGCTCGCCGCCCTGGCGCTCCCCGCCAGCGCCCAGACCAAACGCATCGCCATCATCAAGGCCGATGACGTCACCAGCGTGAACCCGAAGTGGGAGCGCTTCTTCAAGCTGGCGGCGGAACACGATGTGCCGGTATCCGCCGGGGTGATCGCCGTTTCCTTCGAGAAGCAGGACGAGAAATACGACGAGTGGCTGAAGAAATGGGAAGCCACCGGCAAGGTGGAATTCTGGAACCACGGCTGGGACCACAAGCAATGGGAAGAAGAAGGGAAAAAGAAATCCGAGTTCGGCGGCTCCGGCTACGAGCACCAGAAGAACCACCTTACCAAGGTCCAGGCCGCTTCGAAGGAAGCGCTCGGCAAGCCGTTCAACACCTTCGGCAGCGGCTTCAATGCCATGGACTCCGACACCGCCAGGGCGCTCAACGAAATCCCGGAACTGAAGATGGTCTTCTGCTACCCCGGCGCGAAGCCGACCAAGGAGATGAAGGACAAGATCCTCCTGCCGATGACCCTGCGGGGCGAGAACGACGGCACCGGCAAGCCGAACTTCGCCAAGTTCAAGGAGGAGTATGAGAAGAAGAAGGGCGATCCCAACCTGACCCTGGCGGCGGTCCAGTTCCACCCCGCCGCGTTCAGCGAGGATGGCTTCAAGGACTTCGCCGCCATCGTCGATTTCCTGAAAGCGGAAGGCTGGACGTTCATGCTTCCTTCCGCCTACGCCGCGTCACTGGGGAAATGATTCCTTTTTTAGGGATTGCCATCCGGGCGGATTCATGCTGAAGGATGGTGGTCTAAAACCCCCATGAAACCCCATCGCTTCCCCTCGTTCGCGCGGGTGACCTCCCTTTTTGCCTGCGTTACGGCCCTCACTCCAGGATTCACTTCCGCAGCCCTTTTTTATTGGGACGGGAGCGCGGCTGACAACAGTTGGGCGAACGCCCTGAACTGGTCCACCGCCCTCGCGCCGGATACCGGCTCCGGGGTTCCTGCAAGCGGAGACAGCGTGTTCTTCAACGCGACGGGCGTGACCGGGCCTCTGACGGTGAACCTCGATGGGAACCAAGCCGTCGGCGGAATCACCACGAATTCCGGAAACGGCTTCCTCACCACGATCCAGGGCGGGGTTTCCGCGGGGGACAACTACACGCTGCAACTGGGAAGCGGTGGGATCACGCACGCCATCGGAGGTCTGACGATCGGCTCCGCCACCTTGGGGAAGGTCACCGTCAGCCTGCAGGACTCACAGATTTGGAGCAGCTCTGCAGGCGCTCCGGACGCCCGGGCGATTTTCGTTCTGAATGATGTCAGCCTCGGGGTCAGCGGCTCCCGGACCCTGACCCTCACGGGCAGCAATACCGGCTCGAAGATCGATGGCATCATTTCCGACGGGACGGCGGGCGGCATCCTGGCCTTGGTGAAAACCCATTCCACGGGTGCCTGGACACTGAACGGAGCCAATACCTACAGCGGCGGCACCACACTGACAGCCGGCACCCTCAATCTCAACAACGCCACCGCCCTCGGCACGGGAAATTTCACCATCACCACCGGCACCATCAACAACACCAGCGGGGCCGCCGTCACCCTGACCAACAACAACACCCAGACCTGGAACGGGAATTTCACTTTCTCAGGCACCGGCACCGGGGCCAATGCCCTGAACCTGGGAACCGGTGCCGTCAGTCTCGGGACCACCGCCGGAACGGCGCGGACGATCACGGTCAACGGCAGCACCCTGACGGTGGGCGGCGTCATTTCCAATGGCACCACCGCGAATGCCCTCATCAAGGCGGGAACGGGTGCACTCACCCTTTCCGGAGGGAATCTTTACACCGGCGGCACGACCTTGGGTGCCGGCACACTCAACCTCAACCACGCCACGGCCCTGGGGACGGGAAATTTCACCATCACCGCAGGTACCATCAACAATACCAGCGGGGCGGATATCATCCTAACCAACAACAACACCCATACCTGGGATGGTAATTTCACCTTCACCGGGACCAACAGCCTGAATCTGGGTACGGGTGCGGTCAGCCTCGGAACCGCCGCGGGGACAGCCCGGACGATCACCGTCAACGGCAGCACCCTGACGGTGGGCGGCGTCATTTCCAATGGCACCACCGCGAATGCCCTCATCAAGGCGGGAACGGGTGCCCTCACCCTTTCCGGCGGGAATCTTTACACCGGCGGCACGACCCTGGGCGCCGGCACACTCAACCTCAACCACGCCACGGCCCTGGGGACGGGAAATTTCACCATCACCGCAGGTACCATCAACAATACCAGCGGGACGGATATCATCCTGACCAACAACAACACCCAGACCTGGGATGGTAATTTCACCTTCACCGGGACCAACAGCCTGAATCTGGGTACGGGTGCGGTCAGCCTCGGAACCGCCGCCGGAACAGCCCGCACGGTCACGGTCACCGCCAACACCCTGACAGTGGGCGGTGTCATTTCCAATGGCACCACGGCCACCGGCCTGATCAAAACCGGGACGGGCACTTTGGTCCTTTCCGGAGCCAGCACCTACACCGGACCGACATCCATCTCAAACGGCATCCTGAGTGTTGCCTCCCTCAACAGCGTGGCGGGCGGTGCCGCCAGCAGCAATCTCGGCGCCCCCATCACGGTGAGTGACGGCACGATCAACCTGGGCGCCACCACCACCGCCGGGCAACTGCTCTACACCGGCGGCGGGGAAACCACCGACCGCGTCCTCAACCTTGCAGGAACCACCGGCGGGGCGACCATCACCCACAACGGCACCGGCCTGCTGAAGTTCACCAGCAACCTCACCGCCACCGGCAATGGCAGCAAGACGCTGACCCTCCAGGGCACGGGCGATGGCGAAATCGCCGGGATCATCGCAAACAGCACCAGCAACACCGGCCTCGCCAAATCCGGCGCGGGCACCTGGACGCTTTCCGCGGCCAACACCTACACCGGCACGACGACGGTGAACGAGGGCATCCTACGTCTAGCCGGAGCCGGGCTGCTCAGCACCGGCCACCTTGCCATGAATGGAGGCCAGCTCGATCTCAATGGCACCAACCAGACCGTAACGAATTTCAACGGGACCGCCGGCGCCACCATCCTCAACAACGCCGCTTCCACCACCAGCACCCTCACCATCGGCAACGTGAACGGGACCGGAAGCTACGCGGCGAGCCTCGCGGATGGCTCCGGCATCCTGGCCCTCACCAAGACCGGTTCCGGCAGCATCACGCTTTCCGGGGCCAACAGCTACAGCGGCCTGACCACCGTGTCCGGCACGGCGGCCCTGATCGTGGGCCACAACAACGCGCTCGGAACCACGGCCAGCGGCACGACGGTGAACGACGGAGCACGGCTGACCCTCGCGGACGGCGTGACCGTGACCGGCGAGGCCCTGACCATCACCGGCCAGGGCGGAGGCAACGGCGCATTGCAGGTGCCAGCCAACGCCACCGGCACCTGGAACGGCTCCATCACCACCACAGGCACGGAAGCGCGCCTCGGCGTCCAGTCCGGCGGCCATCTGATCATCAACGGGGACATCAATGCCTCGGCCAGAGGCATCATCATCCGCACCGTGGGCGACGCCTCCACCGCGGCGGCCGTGTTTGACAGCACCCTCATCACTTTGGGAGGAACCTACACCGGCACGGATCTGATCCTCTACCAAGGCGTGGTGAAAATCGGTGCCTCGGAACGCATCTCGGACTCGACACTGATCACCCTCGGCACGACGGCTTCCACCAATATCAAGCAGCGTTTCGACCTCAACGGCTTTAACGAAACCGTCGCCGGCATCACCGTGGCCGGCACCGCCGCGAGCGCGACCCATGAAGTGACCAACAGTTCCGCGACGTCCAGCACCCTGACGCTGAACTCTTCCGGTGACAACCTGCTCTTTTCCGGGATCGTCACCGGAAATCTGGCGATCGATAAGATGGGGTCCAACACCATGACCTTCTCCGGCGCGAACACCTACACCGGCACCACCACCGTCAGGGCGGGCACCCTGGCCGTCTCCCATGCAGGGGGCCTCGGCTCCACCGACGGAGAAACAGTGGTCAATACCGGCGCCGCATTGGCACTTTCCGGCGGGATCACCATCACCGGCGAGACACTCACCCTCAACGGCACCGGGGTCAGCAGCGGTGGCGCCCTGCGCAACACCAGCGGTAACAACACCTGGGCCGGCACGGTCATCCTGGGTGCCGGTGCCGACCCCTCCAGCGGCAGCGCCGCCCGCATCAGGTCCGATTCGGGCAGGCTAACGATCAGCGGCGTCATCCAGGACGGCACGACCGGGAACGTCGGCATCCGCAACACGGGCAGCGGGACCGTCGCCTTCTCCGGGGAAAACACCTACACCGGCACGACCCACATCGTCGTCGGTGCCCTCAGCGTCGGTTCCATCAACAGCGTCTCGACCAATCCCACGCTCGGCACCGTCCATTCCGCATCGAGCAATCTCGGCGCGCCCACCACCATCGCCAACGGCACCATCCACCTCACCACCACCGCCGAGGCCGGGGAACTGATCTACACCGGCGGCGGGGAAACCACGGACCGCGTCATCAACCTCGCCGGGACGACCGCCAACGGAGGTGCCATCCTCACCCAGAACGGCACCGGCCCGCTCAAGTTCACCAGCGACCTCACCGCCACCGGGGAGAGCAGCAAAACACTGACCCTCCGGGGCACCGGCGAGGGCGAACTGGCCGGGGCCATCGTCAACAACTCCGCCACCAACATCACTTCCATCTCCAAAAGCGGTGCCGGCACCTGGGTTCTTTCCGGGGTGAATACCTATACCGGCGGCACCTCCGTCAACGGCGGCACCCTGGTCGTTTCCGGTGGCATCAATTCCTCCACCAGCCTGAGCGTGGACAACGGCACCTTCCGCCTGGGTGCGAACGATGTGGTCGCCGATGCCGCCACTGTGACGCTCGGTGTCGGCGGGATCCTTGAAACGAATGATTTCAGCGATCTGCTCGGAGCGCTCGCCATCGCCGGAGATTCCACGATCAACCTCACCGGGACCAGTGTCCTCCAATTCGCCGATTCCAGTGGCAGCGCCTGGTCCGGCCTCCTCAGCATCAGCGGTTGGTCCGGCCTGGAGGAAGGCTCGGGCGCGGAGCGCCTGATCTTCGGCTCCAGCGCCTCCGGCCTGACTCCGGACCAGCTTTCGCGTATTTCCTTCCTCAACCCGGAGGGCTTCGATCCCGGATCCTACGGAGCGGC
Coding sequences:
- a CDS encoding polysaccharide deacetylase family protein, whose amino-acid sequence is MSVKKLILLSLAALALPASAQTKRIAIIKADDVTSVNPKWERFFKLAAEHDVPVSAGVIAVSFEKQDEKYDEWLKKWEATGKVEFWNHGWDHKQWEEEGKKKSEFGGSGYEHQKNHLTKVQAASKEALGKPFNTFGSGFNAMDSDTARALNEIPELKMVFCYPGAKPTKEMKDKILLPMTLRGENDGTGKPNFAKFKEEYEKKKGDPNLTLAAVQFHPAAFSEDGFKDFAAIVDFLKAEGWTFMLPSAYAASLGK
- a CDS encoding autotransporter-associated beta strand repeat-containing protein → MKPHRFPSFARVTSLFACVTALTPGFTSAALFYWDGSAADNSWANALNWSTALAPDTGSGVPASGDSVFFNATGVTGPLTVNLDGNQAVGGITTNSGNGFLTTIQGGVSAGDNYTLQLGSGGITHAIGGLTIGSATLGKVTVSLQDSQIWSSSAGAPDARAIFVLNDVSLGVSGSRTLTLTGSNTGSKIDGIISDGTAGGILALVKTHSTGAWTLNGANTYSGGTTLTAGTLNLNNATALGTGNFTITTGTINNTSGAAVTLTNNNTQTWNGNFTFSGTGTGANALNLGTGAVSLGTTAGTARTITVNGSTLTVGGVISNGTTANALIKAGTGALTLSGGNLYTGGTTLGAGTLNLNHATALGTGNFTITAGTINNTSGADIILTNNNTHTWDGNFTFTGTNSLNLGTGAVSLGTAAGTARTITVNGSTLTVGGVISNGTTANALIKAGTGALTLSGGNLYTGGTTLGAGTLNLNHATALGTGNFTITAGTINNTSGTDIILTNNNTQTWDGNFTFTGTNSLNLGTGAVSLGTAAGTARTVTVTANTLTVGGVISNGTTATGLIKTGTGTLVLSGASTYTGPTSISNGILSVASLNSVAGGAASSNLGAPITVSDGTINLGATTTAGQLLYTGGGETTDRVLNLAGTTGGATITHNGTGLLKFTSNLTATGNGSKTLTLQGTGDGEIAGIIANSTSNTGLAKSGAGTWTLSAANTYTGTTTVNEGILRLAGAGLLSTGHLAMNGGQLDLNGTNQTVTNFNGTAGATILNNAASTTSTLTIGNVNGTGSYAASLADGSGILALTKTGSGSITLSGANSYSGLTTVSGTAALIVGHNNALGTTASGTTVNDGARLTLADGVTVTGEALTITGQGGGNGALQVPANATGTWNGSITTTGTEARLGVQSGGHLIINGDINASARGIIIRTVGDASTAAAVFDSTLITLGGTYTGTDLILYQGVVKIGASERISDSTLITLGTTASTNIKQRFDLNGFNETVAGITVAGTAASATHEVTNSSATSSTLTLNSSGDNLLFSGIVTGNLAIDKMGSNTMTFSGANTYTGTTTVRAGTLAVSHAGGLGSTDGETVVNTGAALALSGGITITGETLTLNGTGVSSGGALRNTSGNNTWAGTVILGAGADPSSGSAARIRSDSGRLTISGVIQDGTTGNVGIRNTGSGTVAFSGENTYTGTTHIVVGALSVGSINSVSTNPTLGTVHSASSNLGAPTTIANGTIHLTTTAEAGELIYTGGGETTDRVINLAGTTANGGAILTQNGTGPLKFTSDLTATGESSKTLTLRGTGEGELAGAIVNNSATNITSISKSGAGTWVLSGVNTYTGGTSVNGGTLVVSGGINSSTSLSVDNGTFRLGANDVVADAATVTLGVGGILETNDFSDLLGALAIAGDSTINLTGTSVLQFADSSGSAWSGLLSISGWSGLEEGSGAERLIFGSSASGLTPDQLSRISFLNPEGFDPGSYGAAILGNGEVVPLIPEPSSALLAIASVCGLAFRRRRTA